The segment CAACCCTTTGAGGTGTTTCAAGGGATAATAGAGTCTCAGCTCCACTCTTGAAAAATCAGAACAAGCGTTTATTAGACCTAAAAATGACTTCATCATATCGGAATAATGACGAGTGGGCAATGAGCTTTTTCGTCATTGCTTTAGAGAAGAAAACAAAATGACAAAATTTCAAGATTTAGGATTAAGAGAAGAATTACTGAAAGGGATTCGTGAAATGGGATTTGAAGAAGCATTTCCTATTCAAGAAGCAGTTATCCCAGTATTACTTACAGGTAGAGATGTCGTAGGACAAGCTCATACAGGTTCAGGTAAAACAGCAGCATTTGCTTTAGCAATGCTTCAAGAGATACAACCAAAAAAAGGCATCCAGGGTTTGGTAATGGCTCCAACAAGAGAGCTTGCAATGCAAATTTCATCAGAGATAAAGAAATTTGGAAAATATACAGGAATCAGAGTAGCAACCGTTTACGGAGGCCAAGGAATGGGATTACAATTAGACGCATTAGATAGAGGAGTGGAGATAGTAGTTGCAACCCCGGGAAGATTAATTGATCATCTTAAACGTGGCTCAATAGAACTAGGAGATATCACTCACATCGTATTAGATGAAGCAGATACAATGTTAGATATGGGATTTGTTGACGATATTCAGTTTATTTTAGATCTTGCTCCAGAAGAGAGGGTAATGTCATTGTTTTCAGCAACAATGCCCACTGAAATTTTAAGATTATCGGAAGACTATCTAAAGAACCCTAAACAATTCTTGCTTGATGCAGATGATCTTAGCGGAGAAGGCATTGACCAAGCATATCTGGTAATTAAAGACAGAGATAAAATGAAATATCTTATTGATTTTATCAAACCACTTAAAGGTCAAATCATAGTTTTTTGTTCTACAAAATA is part of the Nitrosarchaeum sp. genome and harbors:
- a CDS encoding DEAD/DEAH box helicase, whose amino-acid sequence is MTKFQDLGLREELLKGIREMGFEEAFPIQEAVIPVLLTGRDVVGQAHTGSGKTAAFALAMLQEIQPKKGIQGLVMAPTRELAMQISSEIKKFGKYTGIRVATVYGGQGMGLQLDALDRGVEIVVATPGRLIDHLKRGSIELGDITHIVLDEADTMLDMGFVDDIQFILDLAPEERVMSLFSATMPTEILRLSEDYLKNPKQFLLDADDLSGEGIDQAYLVIKDRDKMKYLIDFIKPLKGQIIVFCSTKYRTRDVAKYLHQEKFDAVAIEGDMSQSRREQSMSKFRSGKVDILVATDVASRGIDVPRVELVVNYDVPNQEMAYFHRIGRTARAGAKGRAITLVSYSSVGDWNLIKRQIKVPLTDLNKEMGIEISIPDPLKRQSPSRRFGGSQSRSGYSRGRSGGGYGRSGGSGGYRGSNRGDARDDRSGGRKRYGDRNSGNSYGGRSRW